A genomic region of Pseudodesulfovibrio sp. S3 contains the following coding sequences:
- a CDS encoding GGDEF domain-containing protein yields the protein MLQTIEQQARINSMGLLADPQAERDFQTARLPYTRRRLRFVCVITAAAYLGAIYADSLQISDSSFTLLLAARLLTALTGLVPFILTFSKNTTPFKLGLSACAYMVVLMATEALELYLKSDTNSMRETPITIFIVLMFYLFQAPQIWQPVIAGGLGSVAYILTLVLCTNAPPDYISNTALTFALANGFGFYFCIRFGAAQRREFFALTELKHKAETDVLTGILNRRRVMELGEREFRAAKRYDHACSLLLIDVDHFKKINDSLGHAAGDDVLVSIAKRCVATLRQVDIFGRVGGEEFALFMPHSTKNQAIQAAERLRKSIGDSPFTTGENALTVTISIGVAEMTPEMDTLDALFRQADNALYEAKRRGRNSVHAD from the coding sequence ATGCTTCAGACAATTGAACAGCAGGCCAGGATCAATTCCATGGGCCTCCTTGCAGACCCACAGGCTGAAAGGGATTTCCAGACAGCCCGGCTGCCCTATACGCGACGGCGGCTGCGCTTTGTCTGCGTCATTACGGCCGCCGCCTACCTGGGGGCCATCTACGCGGACTCCCTGCAGATCTCCGACAGCAGTTTCACCTTGCTTCTTGCGGCCAGGTTGCTCACTGCCCTGACCGGCTTGGTCCCGTTCATCCTCACCTTCAGCAAGAACACGACACCCTTCAAACTGGGTCTGTCCGCCTGTGCCTACATGGTGGTTCTCATGGCGACCGAGGCCCTTGAACTGTACCTCAAATCCGACACCAACAGCATGCGGGAAACCCCGATCACGATTTTCATCGTCTTGATGTTCTACCTCTTCCAGGCACCCCAGATCTGGCAACCGGTCATCGCCGGCGGCCTCGGGTCCGTGGCCTATATCCTCACCCTCGTCCTGTGCACCAATGCTCCGCCCGATTACATCTCAAACACGGCATTGACCTTTGCCCTGGCCAACGGCTTCGGCTTCTATTTCTGCATCCGGTTCGGGGCCGCGCAACGGCGTGAATTTTTCGCCCTCACCGAGCTCAAGCACAAGGCCGAGACCGATGTACTCACCGGCATCCTCAACCGAAGGCGCGTCATGGAATTGGGCGAAAGGGAATTCCGTGCCGCAAAACGATACGACCACGCCTGCTCCCTGCTGTTGATCGACGTGGATCATTTCAAAAAAATCAACGATTCATTGGGCCATGCGGCAGGCGACGATGTGTTGGTTTCCATAGCGAAGCGTTGCGTTGCAACACTCCGACAGGTCGACATCTTCGGCCGGGTCGGCGGTGAGGAATTTGCCCTTTTCATGCCCCACTCCACCAAAAACCAGGCGATACAAGCTGCGGAACGCCTCCGAAAGAGCATCGGCGACTCCCCCTTCACGACCGGAGAAAACGCGCTGACCGTGACGATCAGTATCGGTGTTGCCGAAATGACCCCGGAGATGGACACACTGGACGCCCTGTTCCGGCAGGCTGACAACGCACTCTATGAAGCCAAAAGACGCGGTCGCAACAGTGTCCATGCAGATTAA
- a CDS encoding DUF3089 domain-containing protein: MQRVRTGFLSPLVLALVLACGQALAASTLPVFTQASVPEAPDYAETQGWLVQPDTPGVRPVDVFWVYPTVLGDTEHWLMDPASVPLLKAAMNSVLTQAGVFSGQANLYAPIYRQMNMAGLSLPDEQVEKLMQYGMEDVQRAFTYYLEHLNQGRPFILAGHSQGSNLLAEYAVKNWGTLGCENRLVAAYLIGWSITDDDLKANPALKMCGNATQVNCFISYNSVAQGRQKAAPTIRPGAIVTNPLTWTTNDEFAPAALNLGATFFDEDGSTRTYPHFTPAQVKDSGLEVQPEEPGLLDSDSTTFPTGVYHKFDYSLFFENLRQNVHDRIAAYTAQ, from the coding sequence ATGCAGCGAGTCCGCACCGGTTTTTTATCGCCCCTTGTCCTGGCCCTCGTCCTTGCCTGCGGTCAGGCGCTGGCGGCCTCCACCCTGCCCGTGTTCACGCAGGCCAGCGTCCCTGAAGCGCCGGATTACGCCGAAACACAGGGTTGGCTGGTCCAGCCCGATACGCCCGGCGTCCGCCCCGTCGATGTTTTCTGGGTTTATCCAACCGTCCTCGGCGACACCGAACACTGGCTCATGGACCCGGCAAGCGTCCCCCTGCTCAAGGCAGCCATGAACTCAGTCCTCACGCAGGCCGGTGTCTTCTCCGGCCAGGCCAACCTCTATGCACCGATCTACCGGCAGATGAACATGGCCGGCCTTTCCCTGCCCGACGAACAGGTTGAAAAACTGATGCAGTACGGCATGGAGGACGTGCAGCGGGCGTTCACCTACTACCTGGAGCATCTCAACCAGGGCCGCCCCTTCATACTTGCAGGGCACAGCCAGGGTTCGAACCTCCTGGCGGAGTATGCCGTCAAGAATTGGGGGACACTCGGTTGCGAAAACAGACTCGTGGCCGCCTACCTCATCGGCTGGTCCATCACCGACGACGATCTCAAGGCCAACCCCGCCCTGAAGATGTGCGGGAACGCCACCCAGGTGAACTGTTTCATCTCATACAATTCCGTGGCCCAAGGACGGCAAAAGGCCGCCCCCACGATCAGGCCCGGGGCCATCGTGACCAATCCGCTTACCTGGACTACGAATGACGAATTTGCCCCGGCCGCTCTCAATCTCGGAGCCACCTTCTTCGATGAAGACGGCTCGACCCGGACCTACCCGCATTTTACCCCGGCCCAGGTCAAGGATTCCGGGCTTGAGGTGCAACCCGAAGAACCGGGACTGCTGGACTCGGACAGCACCACCTTCCCCACAGGGGTCTACCACAAATTCGACTACTCGCTTTTCTTCGAAAACCTGCGCCAAAACGTGCACGACCGCATCGCAGCCTATACGGCTCAATAA
- a CDS encoding DegT/DnrJ/EryC1/StrS family aminotransferase, giving the protein MPVRSKNNFLVFGAPLIEQEEIDEVVASMKTGWLGTGPKVAQFESDFSAYLGTGHAAACNSCTAALHLSLVALDLKPGDEVITTPLTFCASVNAIIHAGCTPVLADVDPVTMNIDPDAIRKKITKRTRAILPVHFAGRSCDMDRIMDIAREFDLKVVEDCAHAIETTYKGQHAGTFGDFGCFSFYVTKNVCTGEGGMVMARTEEDIRTVKILGLHGMSADAWKRFSDDGYKHYQVVHAGFKYNMMDLQAAIGIHQLKRVEKNFKRRCEIWDMYQDAFRPLPVGLPAPEEPDTRHARHLYTLLVDPVHSGIDRDQLLNRLTKEGIGAGVHYLSIPDHPYYQQRFGWKLEDTPQAVALGRQTISLPLSPKLTDDDVADVIKAVTLCLKA; this is encoded by the coding sequence ATGCCCGTTCGTTCAAAGAATAATTTTCTTGTTTTCGGCGCCCCCCTCATCGAGCAGGAGGAAATCGACGAAGTCGTCGCTTCCATGAAAACCGGCTGGCTCGGAACCGGTCCCAAGGTGGCACAATTCGAGTCCGATTTTTCCGCCTATCTGGGGACAGGCCATGCAGCGGCCTGCAACTCCTGCACGGCCGCCCTGCACCTCTCCCTGGTGGCGCTCGATCTCAAGCCGGGGGACGAGGTCATCACCACGCCGCTGACGTTCTGCGCCTCGGTCAACGCCATCATCCATGCCGGGTGCACGCCCGTGCTGGCCGACGTGGACCCGGTGACCATGAACATCGACCCCGACGCCATCCGTAAAAAGATCACCAAGCGTACACGGGCCATCCTGCCGGTGCATTTCGCGGGAAGATCCTGCGACATGGACCGGATCATGGACATTGCCCGTGAGTTTGATCTCAAGGTGGTGGAAGACTGCGCCCACGCCATCGAAACCACCTACAAGGGGCAGCACGCCGGGACCTTCGGCGACTTCGGCTGCTTCTCGTTCTACGTGACCAAAAACGTCTGTACCGGCGAGGGCGGCATGGTCATGGCCCGCACCGAAGAGGACATCAGGACCGTCAAGATTCTCGGTCTGCACGGCATGTCCGCCGATGCCTGGAAGCGATTCTCGGACGACGGATACAAGCACTACCAAGTGGTGCATGCCGGATTCAAATACAACATGATGGACCTCCAGGCAGCCATAGGTATCCACCAATTGAAACGGGTGGAAAAGAATTTCAAGCGCCGCTGCGAAATCTGGGACATGTACCAGGACGCGTTCAGGCCTCTGCCCGTGGGCCTGCCCGCGCCCGAAGAGCCGGACACCCGGCATGCCCGGCACCTGTACACCCTGTTGGTCGACCCGGTGCACAGCGGCATTGACCGAGACCAGCTCCTGAACAGATTGACCAAGGAAGGCATCGGCGCCGGCGTGCATTACCTGAGCATCCCCGACCACCCCTACTACCAGCAGCGGTTCGGCTGGAAACTCGAAGACACACCCCAGGCAGTGGCCCTTGGCCGCCAGACCATCAGCCTGCCGTTATCCCCCAAACTCACAGACGACGATGTGGCCGACGTCATCAAGGCCGTAACCCTCTGTCTCAAGGCGTAA
- the hisG gene encoding ATP phosphoribosyltransferase produces the protein MSEQFLRLGIPKGSLQDATLKLFEKAGWKIKLHERNYFPDIDDDRIKCSLARAQEMSMYVENGTFDVGLTGMDWIRENKSDVVVVDDLIYSKVSNRKARWVLCVKGDSPYKRPEDLNGKKISTELMGFTKEYFASQNIDVDVSFSWGTTEAKVIEGLCDGIVEITETGTTIKANGLRIIAELMQTNTQIIANKEAWADPRKRKLIEEINLLLQGALRAGKMVGLKMNLPKDKLAALNGSLPSLNSPTVAELQDPKWLSVEVMVEEKVVRDLIPRLVEFGAEGIIEYPLNKVI, from the coding sequence ATGAGTGAACAATTTCTCCGACTCGGTATCCCCAAAGGCTCTCTTCAGGATGCAACCCTCAAGCTGTTCGAAAAGGCAGGCTGGAAGATCAAGCTGCACGAACGCAACTACTTTCCGGACATCGACGACGACCGCATAAAGTGCTCCCTGGCCCGTGCCCAGGAAATGTCCATGTACGTGGAGAACGGCACCTTCGACGTCGGCCTGACCGGCATGGACTGGATCAGGGAAAACAAGTCCGATGTGGTCGTGGTTGACGATCTGATCTATTCCAAAGTCAGCAACCGCAAGGCCCGCTGGGTGCTCTGCGTCAAGGGCGACTCCCCGTACAAGCGGCCCGAGGATCTCAACGGCAAGAAGATATCCACCGAGCTGATGGGTTTCACCAAGGAGTACTTCGCCTCCCAGAATATCGATGTCGACGTCTCCTTTTCCTGGGGCACCACCGAGGCCAAGGTCATTGAAGGGTTGTGCGACGGTATTGTCGAGATCACCGAGACCGGCACCACCATCAAGGCCAACGGCCTGCGCATCATCGCAGAACTGATGCAGACCAACACCCAGATCATCGCCAACAAGGAGGCCTGGGCCGATCCCAGGAAGCGCAAGCTCATCGAGGAGATCAACCTGCTGCTTCAGGGCGCCCTGCGCGCTGGCAAGATGGTCGGATTGAAGATGAACCTGCCCAAGGACAAGCTTGCCGCCCTGAACGGTTCCCTGCCGAGCCTCAACTCTCCCACCGTGGCCGAGTTGCAGGACCCCAAGTGGCTGTCCGTGGAGGTCATGGTCGAGGAGAAGGTCGTCCGCGACCTCATCCCCAGGCTGGTCGAGTTCGGTGCGGAAGGCATCATCGAGTATCCGTTGAACAAGGTCATCTGA
- the hisI gene encoding phosphoribosyl-AMP cyclohydrolase, with protein sequence MIRPDFEKMNGLVPAIAQDAETGEVLMMAYMNEASWEKTLETGEVHYWSRSRQELWHKGGTSGHTQKVKSIRIDCDDDTLVLLIEQIGGAACHKGYRSCFYRELKDGEVSECSPYVFDPKEVYKK encoded by the coding sequence GTGATCAGACCAGATTTCGAAAAAATGAACGGCCTGGTGCCCGCCATTGCCCAGGACGCCGAGACCGGCGAAGTCCTGATGATGGCCTACATGAACGAAGCATCATGGGAAAAAACCCTGGAAACCGGCGAGGTCCATTACTGGAGCCGCAGCCGTCAGGAGCTATGGCATAAGGGCGGTACCTCGGGCCATACACAGAAGGTGAAGTCCATCCGCATTGACTGCGACGACGACACCTTGGTACTTCTCATTGAGCAGATCGGCGGCGCAGCCTGTCACAAGGGCTACCGTTCCTGTTTTTATCGCGAACTGAAAGACGGCGAAGTGAGCGAATGCTCTCCGTATGTCTTTGACCCCAAAGAGGTATATAAAAAATGA